The stretch of DNA ACACCGAGGCGTTGCCCGAAGCGCGCCTCGACGACCTGGTGGACGGGATAGCCGACACCGCCGCCAAAAAGCTGCACACCTGGCATCCGGGAGCGGCCCGCCGACTGCTGGTGGGCACCGCCTTGGCGACCGTGGCGACCGCCCTCGTACTGGTCTTCCAGCCGGGGGTGACCGGCTCCGGCTCCCTCAGGGCCGCCTGCGCCGCCGTGGCCGGGGTCCTGTTGCTCGCGGGCGCGGGATCAGCCAGCCGCGCGGTCGGCGACCGGCTCTCCGCGACCGCGCTCGGCCTGCTGGTCGCTCCCTGTCTGGCACTGGCCGGATGGGTGCTGCCGGGCGGCGACGTGACGGGACCCGACGCGGCGCGGGTCGTGGGCGCGCGGCTGCTCGCCGCGGGCACCGCGGGCGCGGGCGGCGCGGTCATCGCGCTCGCCGCCACCGCGGTCGGCGCCCCCGCCCTGCTGGCCACCGCGGTGGTCTCGGCGGCCGCCGCCATCGCGGGCGCCCTGCTGGGGTACACCGCCCTGGACGCACCCGCCGTCGCGGCGCTGGTGTCGACGGTGGTCGCCCTCGCCGCCGGGACAGTGGCACCTTTCGCCTTCAAGCTGGCCGGGATGCGGATGCCCTCGCTGCCGTCCTCCGCGGGCCAGCTCCAGCAGGGCATCGACCCCTACGCGGGCGACGAGGTCGCCGAGCGCACCGAACTGGCGGGGCGCTGGGTGGCCGCGCTCTTCGCGGCCACCGGCGCCATCGCGGCGGCCGCCCTGGTCGTCCTCGCCCAGCGCCCGCACCTGCCCGAGACACTGACAGCGCTCGCACTGAGCCTCCTGCTGCTCCTGCACAGCCGGGGCCTGGTGCACATCGGTCAGCGGCTGACCCTGGCGGTGCCCGGGATCTGGGGCCTGCTGCTGCTCGCACGGGCCTGGGCGACGG from Streptomyces tsukubensis encodes:
- the eccD gene encoding type VII secretion integral membrane protein EccD; protein product: MTDSSVAESCRLTVRAPSVTVDLAVPSDVPVADLLPTLLRYVGEEAEEAGLDHAGWVLQRLGDAPLDDESTLAHAGLFDGAVLYLRPHTEALPEARLDDLVDGIADTAAKKLHTWHPGAARRLLVGTALATVATALVLVFQPGVTGSGSLRAACAAVAGVLLLAGAGSASRAVGDRLSATALGLLVAPCLALAGWVLPGGDVTGPDAARVVGARLLAAGTAGAGGAVIALAATAVGAPALLATAVVSAAAAIAGALLGYTALDAPAVAALVSTVVALAAGTVAPFAFKLAGMRMPSLPSSAGQLQQGIDPYAGDEVAERTELAGRWVAALFAATGAIAAAALVVLAQRPHLPETLTALALSLLLLLHSRGLVHIGQRLTLAVPGIWGLLLLARAWATDSGGDGRVVVFAVLLAVAAGLVTASWIVPGRRVLPYWGRTAELAHTAFAVALLPLTMWVAGLFGYLRGLFG